The Chelonia mydas isolate rCheMyd1 chromosome 1, rCheMyd1.pri.v2, whole genome shotgun sequence nucleotide sequence GAAAGACAAGGACTCAGCCACACCGGTAACTAGTTTGGTTGGAACAGCCTGAGGGCACATGGGAATCCTTATAGCTGCTTTTCCCAAAAGTCTTGCACTTGGGAGAACGTAAGAGTCGCTGAAAACAGCCAGACCCTGAGTGAACTGCCAGacatgaaaatcaggccttttttaCCTTGTAGAGGGAATCTACCCTCTACATTTCCAAAGGAGACTGGGCAGGTCCCTGACAGCATGAAAGTCGCACTCAACCGCAAAGCAAAGCCTTTCCTGCCTTAGTAGACTGCAGAAAGCCCTTGATCACACCCCCAATCTCCTCCCAGATCAGAACTTATTCTGCTTTCTACATTTGCATCTGAAGCATCTGCCCATCAGCCTCATGGAGACCCAGGGAAGCCCACTGAATTGGTAGAGCAGCTTTTCAGTAATGGATCAGAGGACTGATCGCAGCCAGAGGGAAGAAAggccaggccctgctccctcttggTGTCTTCCCAAGTGGGGCTCTTGTTTGTGGGGAAATAAAAGCCCATTCACAGACAGTTTCTCAGGGAGAGCCTGCCTGGTCAGAGATTCTGATAAAACCTAGGGTATATTTGTGCTTTTCAGTCAAGTGTCTGAATGACATGGAGGGTTTGCTGATTGCTGGGTACTATGTGGAATGTTCCCAGACTTACCATCTCAGCCTCATCTTCAACAACAAGCAGCTGGGATTTCCTGCCTGAACAATTTCGCATACTAGCATCCCAGGTCCCCAACTGCTCTGAGAAATAGTAACAGCTCCCCCTGTGCAGCATCCaccctggggggcagagcagaCACTCGGTTCTtcctggagagggggaggaaagaagATCATTACTCAGCATCACAAATGGTTTAATTACTCCCGTCACATATTGTGGGGAAGCAAATAGCCTCCCAGCTGCTAACAATACATTTTGGAAAATTAAATATTCTTGGTGAAATGTCACAGCTGTCAGTTGCCCTGCATTTTACCGACCTGTCTTACATTCTTCTAATTATCGTTGAATGGGTTAAATGCCTATTTAGGGAACGATTGCTTCGAGCAACATGACACCGTGCATGCTCCGGCCTCGAACTGTGAAACTGGTGCTTTTGTTTCCTGTGTGCTGCACGTTTGCCTCTCTAGGAGCCTGAAggcagcagctgccattttgttctcagttgTTGAGATGCAGCCTGTGACTGTTCTTGCTTGTTCGGGTGTTTTCCCTTAACCTGAAATGGCGGTAAATCAGTGACCTGAATATTGtttgcgtgtatgtgtgtgtgtgtgtgtgtaagtaaaagaCAAGgattcttctttttctttgtaaCTTAGTAGCTCCTAATGGCTTGAGAAAGGGCCCCTCTGAGTTgaaacatggtccctgccctgaaaatccTACAATCTAATGTGATGAGGAGAGGATGGGGAACAACAACGAGCTGAGAGCAAGTGACGTAGCAGAGAAGAGGTCTCCTCATTGAAAAAAGAAGACTAGAAAAGTAAAATTGCCACTTATGCAAATGCGATCAGTTTCCAGTTAAATAAAGGAGAGGGAGAATTTGGATAATCTATTCTGAGAGTAAACCAGGCTTCTTATGCCACTACTACTGAAGAgtgttacaagaaaaaaaattagttttcctAACTCTGGTGGGGAAATgacattaaaaacatgttttccaCAGGATCCGGGTGAGTTGTAACGAATCTGGTGAAGACCCGGGTGTGGCTGTTGTGTTGTgtcaggctgctggggtcagagcgctgaaccagggctgcacagTGCACACACGCTCAGGGAGCTGCATGTGTGtttgctggctgttggtgtctgggctgtgagccacagcagcagagcattaaAGACACCAGGGTTACATGGCAAGAAgtgacaacctctcactggtctgaatAATTGCACTCCAAATGTCACACCCTCCCTGGGTTAGAGAGACACAGAAAATGTACTTCCTCCTAACACAGCCCTTGTGTAGGCAAAGACTTTAACTTGACCGGTTCAACACGTGTTAAGAGCACCCGGCCTTATCTAGCCTAGACCTCCAGAGTGCGTTGGTTACAAGTGTTAGCCTGAACATGGTACCAGCGTACTTTAGATCCGAGTCTACAGAGGGCCACAGTGAACGAGtaactttattagaataagggAAACAGTATTATCCCTACAACTACACTCATTCTTTCTCCCTCACCATAGGAGCTTCTGTTTACAACCttccctaggtttcagagtagcagccgtgttagtctgtattcgcaaaaagaaaaggagtacgtgtggcaccttagagactaacaaatttatttgagcataagcttttgtgagctacagctcactcctgCTTGGCTTCCTGCTACAGGTTTTAagcaaaatatttgcattataaaaaataaatatttatcacCAAATTATAGATTCAGGGCAATAAGGCTACATGTGTCATTTGGTAAAGGTCCCAGGCTGCCAAAGACCTTCCCTCTCTTTGCAAAATATCCTTGGCCTCGGGCAGTTCTTGAAAACACCTGGAAGctgtaaggcagtggttttcatttgagacccctttggaaatttcgAATGCAGGTGGGGACCCCTTTGGAAACCCCTTTGTAGAtcgactgaaaactgactgaacagaattcagctaTAAGTCTTTCACTGACTCCTTAggcatagtctgcggacccccaggagTCCATGGACCAGAGGTTGAGAATCAGTGCTCTAAGGTATctaatgtcatttttaaaagcagccctggacaTTCCAGTTCTATTCCAAGCACAGTGTATGTATCAATAATTACAATTACTAACTAGGAATTGTAAATATTGGTTCAAATATatcttcagggccagattctgatactcttatTCATCCTGAGTAGTACCTTCCTCTGTGAAtcgttccattgatttcagcggggACAGTAAAGAAGCCATATTTTGACCCATAACATTTTCAGGTTGTTATAGAAGAGGGGTGTTAACAAACAGCAGAAGGGAACACACTGCACAGTTAGAGAGGGGCTGTAACTCCTCACCCTCTCTTTTGTCACACAGGTAGTCCATTAATCCACTGATTGTCATCGAGCATCTCCCTGTGCATGGAGATTCCCCTGAAGATGTAGTGTTTTCAGTGCAGGTTGTCCTGAGCATGGACGGACTCTTACTATTTCCCCTCCAGACTTGAATGCAAAGGAAGACAACATGGTTAATAGGAGCATCAGTAATATGCAGTCTTGGTATCTGAGGGTCAGAAAACACAGTTGTATTAGAGCACAGTCAGTGAGGAAGGCAGCTTGCAAAGGGATTAAAAATAGGTTTGTGCCTTTTTTGTTGGGTTATGAGATATCAAGAAGGCCTGGtatcttttttctctttgttgttttttgtttaaatttgatttgttttccctgcttgttttcTCCATAAGAAATTCAGGTCTTGCCTACTTTGGTGGAGAATAGGAACGGTTATGGCATTACACGTACTACAGTTATATATCTGATTAATTGAAAAGAGATATCAATTTCATTCAGACTGTCTagaattctgttttttcttttattagtcCCCATTTAACCTAAGCATATGAGAGTAAATCTCGTTAACAAAAAGATCCAACATCCCAATATTTAATTTAAAGGATGAGACGCTACCTTCCTACGCAGCGGAGTCAGCACAGAAATCCTCCAGCAATAACAAGGAAGTCAAAATTGATaatcctgatatttctaaggtaacaagcaagcagtaaaaaaaaaacaccactacAAACCCTTTCAGGGCTTATAGTTATTTAAATAGtttacaaacatacaaaaaataatatgtaACTTGAAAAATTATTCAACCATATCTGCCAATGGCACCACCTAAGAATATGATGAGTGCTTAGGGATTTTCTGTATTCATATCCGACCAATGAATTATGGGCACAGGGTCTCCACAGTCCCCATTAGTGTCCATCCAGTGAGGCCTGTAATTACTTGAAAGTGACCCTGATGCTACCTGCTGTTAGAAGATCACACTTGGACTCCAGGTTATGGCTCAAACCCACCTGCAAACTTCCAACATGTTTGAACCAGGTGTAATTGGAGAGTGGGACCACTTAGACCAGAGGGTCAACCCATCATGCTTATTTAAAGCTCAAAAAGATGTAAAAAGCAGGACAACTCTTTCCCCCCCTTTTGTCTGTCACCTTTAAAGGCCTAGTTAGTGGGGATGTACAGTTAAGCTAAAAGGAGCTCTTAGGCCAAAGAACATAATAGTAATGCTATCAGAGAATTCACAATATTGAAGACTAGTGtcaagagagagaagggggttaGTTTTTAACCTCATTCCACACTATACCCCAAAGCAGAAAGAGACATACCTTTTAAGCTTCACATTCATAGAACTGCTgattcaccaaagcacttaagcatgtgcttaacttcaatcACACACTAATGTTTCATGgaggtcaatgggatttaagcatgtgtctaaagttaagcatgtgcttaagtgctttgttgaacaaGGATACTTTGCTGGAGCTATTCAGGTGCAGAGGATGGCTAcgaggatgatccaaggaatggaaaacctaccttatgagaggagactcaaagagcttggcttgtttagcctaaccacatgaaggctgaggggagatatgattgctctctataaatacattggagggataaataccagggagggagaggagagttcAGCGCCAAtgtggaaacaagaacaaatggatataaactggccatcaacaagtttaggcatgaaattagatgaaggtttctaaccatcagaggagtgaagttctggaacagccttccaaggggagcaatgggggcaaagAACTTAACTGTCTTCAAAACTggacttgataagtttatggaggggatggtatgatgggactgcatacaatggcatgtagccgacCTGTGACTGCTAGCGGCAAACATCTCCAATGGtgggtgatgggacactagatggggagggctctgagttactacaacgaagtctttcccaggtgtctggctggtgagtgtTGCTCAcacgctcagggtctaactgaccaccatatttggggtctggaaagaattttccccctggtcaaattggcagagaccctgggtttttttgccttcttctgcagcatggggtcacttgcaggtttaaactagtgtaaatggtggattctctgtaacctgaaatCTTTAAGTCATGATTTGACGACTACAGTAACTCAGACagaagttaggggtctattacaggagtgggtgggtgaggttctgtggcttgcaatgtgcaggacatcagattagatgatcatgatggtcccttctgggcttaaagtctatgagtctacacCAGCTAATGATCTGCCCAaggaaattaaacaaagaaaactacCTTATGGTCCAGTGTCACAAAGTCAAGGCTGGCAATTTAATCTTATGAATAAAGAAATTCAAAAGTTAATTTTCTCATAGGTCACTGAAATCCCCCACAGAGCGCATATACAGTATCTCTGAGTACTTGATGCTTTGTTAATTATTCACCTTCATAAATATCCTGCATGTGAAATAATAGTAAGTGTCCCTGTggaaacattaatattttaattttctgattTGTGTTTAACTTGTCACCCATAATGTTGCATTGTCAGTTATTTTTTCATGTAATATCCTTTTGGTGAGGTTTAAACATGCACATAGCTGAATGAATAAAGCAAAAGTTGTCATCTGGAAAGTGGCACTCACAAATAGAGATTAGAACAGCCATGAAAACCAGTGTGATAAGCCCCAGGACTACAGCAACATAGAACCAGCTTgaacactgggagccaggacctgcaaaaaagagaaacaaaagagtTGCTTTGGAGGAAATTGCAATTTAAGCCCTCACATTACTAGGATGTGCAAGCGTTGCCACATTGGCTTCAGATATCGGACAGTTTCTAACCAGGTGCTGAGATAGAAATTGACAGTCTAAAAATACTTCTGAGTGAAAGGAAACATCTTTATTtgttagcattttacacccactttgcacagatgtaaatggaGACACAAAGGGCAGGATAGGAGAGAATCAGACTCTGGGAGAAGAACCTTGGAATGAATGTTTCCCAGGATGACTGGGACCCCGAGGAACTCAATTGCTTCCTATGACAGGATCATAGTATTGGCAGAGGAAGGGAATGCTGTAAATGTCACAGATTATAAAATACTACATGAAAATTTGTTCAGCCTATATGATGAGGGCCATCCACACATAGCTTTCTTCCATGTAGCGGGAAGGGGAAGGGATCAGTTGTTTCTGTGGCACTGGGGTTCCACTGTGATCTTTGGCAAGTTGGATGCAGGGCTGGGGGATACATTGTTCACACACCAGTGCCACACAGATTACCTGAAAAAGGTGACACAGCCCCAGGTTGAACCACACTTCCTGTTGCCCCCTCTGGAGTGAATCGCTGCTCTTTGAGGCAAGTCCTAGTAATGACGCTCCGATAGAACCACTCATCCAGAGAACTAGGGAATGGTGTACAGGAGGGGACAAGGACCAGAACACCCTGAACCTATGCCTCAGAGAGAGATCCTGAGATATGCATCGAGTACTGGGCTCTGGGGGAATGAATTCTCTTCTTTTTCCCCAAGAGGGGGTAAACTTGCCATCCCACCAATGGGACACCTCAGGAAAATCTCCATGAAGAGTTACTGTGCAGTTTTCCTCCCTTACTGTCTGACCCTTGATTCTTCAGAAGGATGTGCTGTGGGGTCACTATCATTTGGACTGAAAACTGGTTCATATGACTGTATAGAAAGGATAATGGTCCCAAACCAAAGTCTTTGTTAAAGTGAAGTTGAGGTTGAAGGTTCATATCAGAGCACTGAGAGTCCTGCAcgtaggatggaagaatcccatccactgctacagactagggactgagtggctaggcagcagttctgcagaaaaggaaaagaagctggatatgagtcaacagtgtgtccttgttgccaagaaagctaacagcattttgggctgtataagtaggagcattgccagtagattgagggttgtgatcattcccctctattcagaattggtgaggcctcatctggagaactgtgtccagttttgggccccacactacaagaaggatgtggaaaaattggaaagagtccagcggagggcaacaaaaatgattagggggctggaggacatgacttatgaggagaggctgagggaactgggattatttagactacagaagagaagaatgagaggggatttgataactgctttcaactacctgaaagggggttccaaagaggatggctctagactgttctcagtgggagcagatgacagaacaaggagtaatggtctcaaagttgcagtgggggaggtttaggttggatattaggaaaaactttttccactaggagggtggtgaagcactggaataggttacctagagaggtggtggaatctccttccttagaggtttttaaggtcaggcttgacaaagccttggctgggatgatttagtgggggattggtcctgctttgagcagggggttggactagatgatctcctgaggtcccttccaaccctgatattttatgattccaTATTCTAAAGGGGCACTCACCTCTTGAGCACCTCTGAGCAGCTTGGTGTGGTACCACAGGCCTTTTCTCACCCCTGGTGCTCCCTGCAGGCTGCAGGACAACTTTGATGGGTTTTCAGTGGTTTGGCCCTCTGACCAAGTCACAAAATTGAAATGAACCCCTTGTGGGGTATTAAAGATTCTAGTAAACAAACAGGCTATCTGCCCTCACTAGGATCTTCAACCTGgttctgggccctttaaattgttcAGGTTTGTAActaagccctgcccccttcttGGGTCTTACACTACTTTACCTGTGGCTGGTGGAGGAACCCAGGCCACCCACTGTTCTggtttccagcccagggatcctacaACCAGCAGCCACATATCACTTCCCTCAGTCCTTCACTActgtttccctgggcctcttTCCATCTGGCCCCTTTATCTCCAGTCCTGTCTCAGGCCCAGCATCCCCAGGTCCTTCTCCCTCGGTGATCCCAGCTATGGAAATTCAGCCCAGCATGAATGCTGTCTGATTGCTGGTTATTCCAGCCAGGTACAAACCcacttcttccctcctccactcccagccAGGAGCTAAACTGCTAAACCCAGGCAGCCCTTTTTATTTGGGCCAGCATGGCCCCTGATTGGCTATTGCTAGCCccttttgcccttggaggaccaggTCTCTGTGGTTTCCAAAATAGCTGCGCCAGAGAGTCCTCTCTAGGAAAGCTTGTAGGAGTCACCTTCACTGCTGTTCTTCTCCCAGCTTGCTACTTCTTGGGGGTCAGGGGTAGTAGGACTGTGGCGGACTCAGCAGGGAGCCACAATGACCGAATACACCCTGTCACAGTTTGTCCACCTTACAAGAGTGTTCTAGTTATAACACAAACCCAAAGAttagaaacccaggaaattcagggtTGAGGTTGCATTCCCACAATAAGCCACAGAGTCACACTCAGATAACCACCAGGTCTCTAACCCTGCCTCCATACAGTGTCACAATGTAGTATTCTCATAAAGTTCACTCTGTAGTTCAGTTTAAAGTATTCTGTGGGCCATCTGACCTGCACTCAGTGCTGTTCAGGACAAGGAGGTGGGGTAAAGATGGCTTACAATACAAATAGTAGGTGAAACTCTGCATATAAGATGGTCTCACCAGGGTAACTGTGGCCAATCACACACTGGGAGTGTTGCTGCAATGGAGCAAATGAGTTGTGACTTAGATAAGGTTTCATAATAAACAAGTGCTTAGATGCCTAGAGTCTGAATGGCAGTAAACCAAAGCCCAGTCCAATACATTATATTGATTAATTTGTGAATGTTCtcattaaaaatcagttttattttaaggCACTTCCCTCTTCCCAAATTTCAGAAACAGAGCACAAAAGaatttcagaaaatcagaaaatgccagtttaaACTACTTTTGAAACTGCGTTCACCACAGAGCTGTTGTAGGGCTCAATAAGCCAGTGAATAGAAAAGTCAccatttaaaatgttgaaataattTCTATACATGATTTATAATTTAGAGATTCTCAGCAGTATTGTTTTCACagttttctaacataataaagaATAAATCTCTAATAACTAAAAATGCCACCCCAACAAATACCCACAATACCAGAAGGGGAAGTCTCTGATCTGCTGGTCCTTTCAGATTTACGATGCACACGCAGTTCAGCATATGTGATCTCTGTAAGGAGCAAGGAAATGCTGACAATGTTGAATGTGAGAACCATTACACAGAGACATCATTACAAGAATCAGTCTATCTGCAAAGTGCATATGTTCCCCACGGTGCTGGCTCAGCTTCATTACTGCTAGAAACAATGGGCTAGATTATACCTGAGACTACACGTCTATGCAGAGGAGCAATGGGGGGAGTAAGAATCTGCCTTACACTGCTGCATGAACTACCTGAATCTTGGAACAGGTGGataagtagtgtgtgtgtgtgtgtgtgtgtgtgtgtgtgtgtgtgtgtgtgtgtgtgtgtgtgtgtgtgaggggagagggggagaatggggggagagtgtgtgtgtgtgtgtgtgtgtgggaggggagggggggggaataggtGGATCCTTGACTCTGCCCACAACAAACTGGCTGACATAGCTGAGTCAACTCAGGGGGAGTCACAAATTCTGCTGATATATGCCAGCATAAAATTACCACCCCCTTGGAGCAAGTGAGAAGCAGAGAGGGAATTGTGCCTCAGAGAAGTGTCTGTGAGAAATCATAGCTCCCCGGGCTACTCCTGGTAGTTTATGCACCAACCTGTGTGCAGGGCTATGTCACTAGTGGATATTAGACACTGAATATTACACTGATCCAATGTCAGGGACCGGATAGATTAGGTAGAGGTGGTCAAACATTGattgtcaaaacatttttcaacGAGAAATGAGTTTCTGACATTtcagtttttgtcaaaaaaaaagaaACGAACAAcacaaaactaaatatttttctttttttgccagcaaaccactccccccacc carries:
- the LOC119567306 gene encoding killer cell lectin-like receptor subfamily B member 1B allele C isoform X1 yields the protein MANQVTHTDVKILPRERACIAPPTSNPEITYAELRVHRKSERTSRSETSPSGPGSQCSSWFYVAVVLGLITLVFMAVLISIFWRGNSKSPSMLRTTCTENTTSSGESPCTGRCSMTISGLMDYLCDKREGRTECLLCPPGWMLHRGSCYYFSEQLGTWDASMRNCSGRKSQLLVVEDEAEMEFIATRTETKYFWIGLNFQEKEGRWMWLGDSQLEGNRLSLVVENGTGDGKNCFVFNKEKLYAESCPSLNRWICKKNAFTLAPWNTPEH
- the LOC119567306 gene encoding killer cell lectin-like receptor subfamily B member 1A isoform X2; its protein translation is MANQVTHTDVKILPRERACIAPPTSNPGPGSQCSSWFYVAVVLGLITLVFMAVLISIFWRGNSKSPSMLRTTCTENTTSSGESPCTGRCSMTISGLMDYLCDKREGRTECLLCPPGWMLHRGSCYYFSEQLGTWDASMRNCSGRKSQLLVVEDEAEMEFIATRTETKYFWIGLNFQEKEGRWMWLGDSQLEGNRLSLVVENGTGDGKNCFVFNKEKLYAESCPSLNRWICKKNAFTLAPWNTPEH